GAACCACTTCATTACCGAAGATTCGCTGTTTAACGGCAGTGCAGAGGCAATGAACAACTTGGCCTACTTGTATCGCCAGACCGGTCAAACGGCGGAAGCATTAATTGCGGCTGAGGCTGCGGTTGCAGAGAAACCGTATCTTCCAGAAGCCCGGCTGAATTACTGGTATGCTCTGCGCGAAGCTGGACTCGCGGACTCGGCATATTCTGCAATACTCCGCGAAGCGGCGACCACGTCACTCGGTCGCAACGAGAAATTCATTCTGGCAATATCAGCAATCGACCTGAGGCGATTTGGCGAGGCGGATACGTTGCTTCGGTCGATAATAGCCGAACAGACTCAGTCGCAGGTCCCGACGTATTCGGAAGCTTCGAGCGCATCGTCAATTTCGAGCGGACTCGCGCCGACTGTTTTCGACAGCCGCGTGTTCTACAATTTGGCATTGTCCTTGGCCGGACGCGGCGAGATCGATTCGGCGATAGTGTACTTGGAAGAGGCTGTCAAAAACGATCCGGGTCTGTCTGAAGGCTGGACTAATTTGGGCTCGGCTTACTTCACAAAGAAAGATTATCCGCAAGCAATTGAGGCTTTAGAGCAGGCTCGCAAGTTGAGTCCGGAGTCGGAGATTGTGCTGTTCAATCTGGCGCTGTCTTACTATTCCACCGGCGACAAAGTCAATGCGCGCAAGGTCGTCGAAGAATGCGTGAGACTTCATCCGTCATTTACTCCTTCCCTGCAGTTGCTGGAAACTCTCAAATCGGAATAAAAAATAAACGCGCCGAAGAAGAATCTCCGGCGCGTAGTGATTTGCAGAATCTAATCTGTTAGTCGCGAATTAGTTCAAGAACCAATCACACATTTTGGTTACGATATTGACGGCGTCGTCTTCTTCAACGGACCAGGCACCGAATCCGAAAACGGCACTCTTAAATCTAACATTCTCTTGTCGAACAGCGATTACCGTTCCGTGCAGCGGCTTGATCCAACGTTTGAAATCGTCGGGAATATTGCCGCCAAAATGCGACTTATACAGGTAGAGCGGGGTGCTCAAGACGTCCCGCACAAAGTAGTTGGTATGCGGTGCGCCACGGAAAAAGACCTCGTCATACCAGTTGGTCTGATCGGCTCCGCGTTTGAAAATGAATGTCATTTGGACCTTTTCCAAATTGACATCAAAGTCTTCAAGTCCCGTACCTGCAAGCGCAAGACCGCCAACGAACTGATCCAGATTTTCCGGACGAACGGTATCGGTTTCAGTCGGCGCCCAACCAAGCGAACGGAAGATATAACGGGGGACCCAGCCGTCGCGATACTCGCCAGTTACCCGGAAGTAGCGAATCGGCACTGAGTTCGGCGAAAAATTATTCAATTGTTCCGCCGTGGCTGTGGTTCCGCCGAACGGAGAAGTCGACCAAACCCAAACGCTTCCACCCAAGTCCATGTAAGTTGTAAGACCGGCATAGTCATCCGAGCCGTATGTCGCTGTCCAGCCATCGCCAAGCATGACTATCAGCTTGTACTTCGCTATCTGAAGTTTTGTCGGGCGAACGCGCGTCGTGTCGACATCTGTATACCCGGCGTTAACAAAGATGCGGCGATAGTACTCGTTGATTTCAGCCCAACGGTAGACATTGATACCGTCTGAGCGTTCAAGGCACGGGATTTCTCCGGGCGATGGTCCAAGCGCGCAGTCTTCACGAGCATAAAGCAGTACTCTCTTTTCAAAGCGCGGATAGATAGCACGGAAG
This is a stretch of genomic DNA from bacterium. It encodes these proteins:
- a CDS encoding tetratricopeptide repeat protein, whose product is MPGRLGYNWQYADIKYAAETEMKSKLTPSQVSSHYFELGVKSIISNPTGWLSLMAKKTYLIFSGDDISNNRNLPAFKSEFFLFKLLPMGMGILAPLGIIGMLVLWRRSRAAQVVILFVVLYAASFIAFFVNSRFRLPLLPILAILAAALVFELFERFRNRQLLQGAVSIAGVAILAVFLNVNLYGMQFDNRQQAAFNKGNLYLETGELPRAIDSYYEAISFERPLQQVHLNLGIAFLKTGQLDSAWNHFITEDSLFNGSAEAMNNLAYLYRQTGQTAEALIAAEAAVAEKPYLPEARLNYWYALREAGLADSAYSAILREAATTSLGRNEKFILAISAIDLRRFGEADTLLRSIIAEQTQSQVPTYSEASSASSISSGLAPTVFDSRVFYNLALSLAGRGEIDSAIVYLEEAVKNDPGLSEGWTNLGSAYFTKKDYPQAIEALEQARKLSPESEIVLFNLALSYYSTGDKVNARKVVEECVRLHPSFTPSLQLLETLKSE